Proteins encoded by one window of Xyrauchen texanus isolate HMW12.3.18 chromosome 24, RBS_HiC_50CHRs, whole genome shotgun sequence:
- the spef1 gene encoding sperm flagellar protein 1 isoform X1 — MDSPKLLDEEVLQDLYAWIDKIPLSRPKRNITRDFSDGVMAAEVVRHFFPKLVELHNYTPAHSTQQKLCNWSTLNRKVFSKLNFHIPEHTMKKIVVSTAGYIEQVLCSLREKIEEKTAGNVLNGTQDLEYYSTTNGQLRLTENHQVIIETNPTTVKLAQKVSASAALGSNVDPAFRLVLEEKEQAILALQETVEILQIKVNRLEHLVHLKDLRIEDLTKHLERYKTRNNIS, encoded by the exons ATGGACAGTCCTAAACTATTAGACGAAGAAGTTTTGCAAGATCTATACGCGTGGATAGATAAAATACCACTCTCTAGACCAAAACGGAATATAACAAGAGATTTCAGCGATGGAG TTATGGCTGCAGAAGTAGTGAGGCATTTCTTCCCTAAGTTGGTGGAGCTGCACAACTACACACCCGCTCATTCCACGCAACAGAAGCTGTGTAACTGGAGCACTCTGAACAG aaaagttTTCTCCAAGCTGAACTTCCACATACCTGAGCATACAATGAAGAAGATAGTGGTCAGTACTGCAGGCTACATTGAACAAGTCCTTTGCTCTCTGAGAGAGAAGATTGAGGAAAAGACAGCAGGAAATGTATTAAATGGCACACAG GACTTGGAATATTACAGCACTACAAATGGACAGCTGAGATTAACAG AGAATCATCAGGTGATTATTGAGACCAATCCAACCACTGTGAAGTTGGCACAAAAAGTCAG TGCTTCTGCAGCCTTGGGATCAAATGTGGATCCAGCCTTCCGTTTGGTTTTGGAGGAGAAGGAACAGGCCATTTTGGCTTTACAGGAGACTGTTGAG ATTTTACAGATTAAGGTAAACAGATTGGAGCACCTTGTGCATCTTAAGGACCTACGCATTGAGGACCTGACAAAGCACTTAGAGCGATACAAGACACGCAACAACATCTCATAA
- the LOC127618190 gene encoding erlin-1-like isoform X2, producing the protein MLPFITSYRSVQTTLQTDEIKNVPCGTSGGVMIYFDRIEVVNMLVPSAVVDIVKNFTADYDKTLIFNKIHHELNQFCSVHTLQEVYIELFDIIDENLKTALQKDLNAMAPGLTIQAVRVTKPKIPESIRRNYELMEAEKTRLLITAQTQKVVEKEAETERKKAIIEAQKMAQVAEIHFQQKVMEKETEKKISEIEDAAFLARERARADAEYYTAAKFAEANGLKLTPEYLELMKYQAIAANSKIYFGQDIPNMFVENSASQPSMGQGAADSMEQLESLTIKESLKKASKSKPSEEH; encoded by the exons ATGCTGCCTTTCATCACTTCATACAGATCAGTGCAG ACAACTCTGCAAACGGATGAAATTAAAAATGTGCCTTGTGGAACCAG TGGGGGTGTCATGATCTATTTTGACAGAATTGAAGTGGTCAACATGCTGGTTCCATCAGCAG TGGTGGACATAGTAAAGAACTTCACTGCAGACTATGACAAGACGCTAATCTTCAACAAAATTCACCATGAGTTGAACCAGTTCTGCAGTGTGCACACACTACAGGAAGTCTACATAGAGCTGTTCG aCATAATTGATGAGAACTTAAAGACTGCTTTGCAGAAAGACTTGAATGCCATGGCCCCTGGTCTCACTATACAG GCTGTGCGAGTCACCAAACCTAAAATTCCTGAGTCGATCAGAAGAAACTACGAGCTGAT GGAAGCAGAGAAAACCAGATTACTCATCACCGCTCAGACGCAGAAAGTGGTGGAGAAAGAGGCTGAAACTGAGAGAAAGAAAGCTATAATAG AGGCTCAGAAAATGGCTCAGGTGGCAGAGATCCACTTCCAACAAAAAGTAATggagaaagaaacagagaaaaagattTCAGAAATAGAAG ATGCTGCTTTCCTGGCAAGGGAGAGAGCAAGAGCAGATGCCGAATATTACACTGCTGCAAAGTTTGCTGAAGCCAACGGG CTAAAGCTCACACCGGAGTATCTGGAGCTGATGAAATATCAGGCTATTGCAGCAAACAGCAAGATCTACTTTGGTCAGGACATCCCCAACATGTTTGTAGAAAACAGTGCCTCACAACCATCCATGGGCCAGGGTGCAGCAGACTCAATGGAGCAGTTGGAGTCCTTGACTATAAAAGAGAGTCTTAAGAAAGCTTCAAAGTCCAAACCTTCAGAAGAGCACTGA
- the LOC127618190 gene encoding erlin-1-like isoform X1 translates to MAHVGAVFAAMAGVMAILLHSSIHKIEEGHLAVYYRGGALLTNPNGPGYHIMLPFITSYRSVQTTLQTDEIKNVPCGTSGGVMIYFDRIEVVNMLVPSAVVDIVKNFTADYDKTLIFNKIHHELNQFCSVHTLQEVYIELFDIIDENLKTALQKDLNAMAPGLTIQAVRVTKPKIPESIRRNYELMEAEKTRLLITAQTQKVVEKEAETERKKAIIEAQKMAQVAEIHFQQKVMEKETEKKISEIEDAAFLARERARADAEYYTAAKFAEANGLKLTPEYLELMKYQAIAANSKIYFGQDIPNMFVENSASQPSMGQGAADSMEQLESLTIKESLKKASKSKPSEEH, encoded by the exons ATGGCGCATGTTGGGGCAGTATTTGCAGCAATGGCTGGTGTGATGGCCATTCTACTTCATTCTTCCATACACAAGATCGAGGAAGGACATTTAGCAGTTTATTATAG AGGAGGGGCTTTGCTGACCAATCCCAATGGCCCAGGTTACCATATAATGCTGCCTTTCATCACTTCATACAGATCAGTGCAG ACAACTCTGCAAACGGATGAAATTAAAAATGTGCCTTGTGGAACCAG TGGGGGTGTCATGATCTATTTTGACAGAATTGAAGTGGTCAACATGCTGGTTCCATCAGCAG TGGTGGACATAGTAAAGAACTTCACTGCAGACTATGACAAGACGCTAATCTTCAACAAAATTCACCATGAGTTGAACCAGTTCTGCAGTGTGCACACACTACAGGAAGTCTACATAGAGCTGTTCG aCATAATTGATGAGAACTTAAAGACTGCTTTGCAGAAAGACTTGAATGCCATGGCCCCTGGTCTCACTATACAG GCTGTGCGAGTCACCAAACCTAAAATTCCTGAGTCGATCAGAAGAAACTACGAGCTGAT GGAAGCAGAGAAAACCAGATTACTCATCACCGCTCAGACGCAGAAAGTGGTGGAGAAAGAGGCTGAAACTGAGAGAAAGAAAGCTATAATAG AGGCTCAGAAAATGGCTCAGGTGGCAGAGATCCACTTCCAACAAAAAGTAATggagaaagaaacagagaaaaagattTCAGAAATAGAAG ATGCTGCTTTCCTGGCAAGGGAGAGAGCAAGAGCAGATGCCGAATATTACACTGCTGCAAAGTTTGCTGAAGCCAACGGG CTAAAGCTCACACCGGAGTATCTGGAGCTGATGAAATATCAGGCTATTGCAGCAAACAGCAAGATCTACTTTGGTCAGGACATCCCCAACATGTTTGTAGAAAACAGTGCCTCACAACCATCCATGGGCCAGGGTGCAGCAGACTCAATGGAGCAGTTGGAGTCCTTGACTATAAAAGAGAGTCTTAAGAAAGCTTCAAAGTCCAAACCTTCAGAAGAGCACTGA
- the spef1 gene encoding sperm flagellar protein 1 isoform X2 — MDSPKLLDEEVLQDLYAWIDKIPLSRPKRNITRDFSDGVMAAEVVRHFFPKLVELHNYTPAHSTQQKLCNWSTLNRKVFSKLNFHIPEHTMKKIVVSTAGYIEQVLCSLREKIEEKTAGNVLNGTQDLEYYSTTNGQLRLTENHQVIIETNPTTVKLAQKVSLGIKCGSSLPFGFGGEGTGHFGFTGDC, encoded by the exons ATGGACAGTCCTAAACTATTAGACGAAGAAGTTTTGCAAGATCTATACGCGTGGATAGATAAAATACCACTCTCTAGACCAAAACGGAATATAACAAGAGATTTCAGCGATGGAG TTATGGCTGCAGAAGTAGTGAGGCATTTCTTCCCTAAGTTGGTGGAGCTGCACAACTACACACCCGCTCATTCCACGCAACAGAAGCTGTGTAACTGGAGCACTCTGAACAG aaaagttTTCTCCAAGCTGAACTTCCACATACCTGAGCATACAATGAAGAAGATAGTGGTCAGTACTGCAGGCTACATTGAACAAGTCCTTTGCTCTCTGAGAGAGAAGATTGAGGAAAAGACAGCAGGAAATGTATTAAATGGCACACAG GACTTGGAATATTACAGCACTACAAATGGACAGCTGAGATTAACAG AGAATCATCAGGTGATTATTGAGACCAATCCAACCACTGTGAAGTTGGCACAAAAAGTCAG CCTTGGGATCAAATGTGGATCCAGCCTTCCGTTTGGTTTTGGAGGAGAAGGAACAGGCCATTTTGGCTTTACAGGAGACTGTTGA